A part of Miscanthus floridulus cultivar M001 chromosome 6, ASM1932011v1, whole genome shotgun sequence genomic DNA contains:
- the LOC136458295 gene encoding probable glutathione S-transferase GSTF1, whose protein sequence is MAPVKVFGSAVFANAARVMACLEEVGLEYEVVEVDYTAKEHKGPQQLSKNPFGQIPAFQDGDTMLFESRAIAKYVLRKYSKPAQVDLLREGNPEEAAMVDVWTEVEAHTYLPAIAPIFYECVVYPARLGTSSNQKVVEESLEKLKKVLDVYEAHLSKNKYLYLAGDFFSFADLNHFPYTFYFMTTSHASLFDSYPSVKAWWGRLMARPSVKKISDGMVLRA, encoded by the exons ATGGCGCCGGTGAAGGTGTTCGGATCGGCGGTATTCGCCAACGCGGCGAGGGTTATGGCGTGCCTGGAGGAAGTTGGCCTCGAGTATGAGGTCGTTGAGGTCGATTACACGGCCAAGGAGCACAAGGGGCCCCAACAGCTCTCCAAAAAC CCGTTCGGCCAAATCCCAGCGTTTCAGGATGGGGACACGATGCTCTTCG AGTCCCGAGCAATCGCAAAGTACGTGCTCCGGAAATACTCCAAGCCAGCTCAAGTCGACCTGCTGCGAGAGGGCAACCCGGAGGAAGCCGCGATGGTGGACGTGTGGACGGAGGTTGAGGCGCACACCTACTTACCCGCCATCGCGCCCATCTTCTACGAGTGCGTCGTGTACCCTGCCAGGCTCGGCACCTCGTCCAACCAGAAGGTCGTGGAGGAGAGCCTGGAGAAGCTCAAGAAGGTGCTTGATGTCTACGAGGCGCACCTGTCGAAGAACAAGTACCTCTATCTCGCTGGAGACTTCTTCAGCTTCGCGGACCTCAACCACTTCCCGTACACCTTCTACTTCATGACAACGTCTCATGCGTCTCTCTTCGACTCGTACCCAAGCGTGAAGGCGTGGTGGGGGCGCCTGATGGCACGGCCGTCGGTGAAGAAGATCAGCGACGGTATGGTGCTCAGGGCCTGA